Proteins co-encoded in one Aspergillus fumigatus Af293 chromosome 6, whole genome shotgun sequence genomic window:
- the med6 gene encoding mediator complex subunit MED6 encodes MAGPQDASLEEILWRSPPHVQMMGGYLHSNNILFYFAESPFFDATSNNASLAIQANYNEAFRHFVETREAFEGRLRTMQGLEFVVAYDPLQAAAQTDTQFAHEPSNVWVIRKQMRRKRAGQEDEVVVLATFFVVGDCIYMAPSVASVVGNRILSAVTSLTSLLKTASTLPIFTPAHGHTYLPPAPKPADAGQPGVPSQQSKENTPMPDAENPARVPLVGSQAGNTASTFQDTRTLAESLHLFLRYEDEYMDENPLVGEPGSFIMSKANDVDRTATAKQPQSTIPTKMGAPLVRVDTPGKGPEKVGTPSSSDESSLKKKKGGVGG; translated from the exons ATGGCCGGTCCTCAAGATGCGTCGTTAGAGGAGATCCTCTGGCGGTCTCCCCCGCACGTCCAGATGATGGGAGGATATCTGCATTCGAATAACA TTCTGTTCTATTTCGCAGAGTCGCCCTTCTTCGATGCCACCTCGAATAACGCATCCCTCGCTATCCAGGCCAACTACAATGAAGCCTTTCGCCATTTCGTCGAGACCCGCGAAGCGTTTGAAGGGCGATTGCGGACTATGCAAGGCCTGGAGTTTGTCGTCGCTTACGATCCGTTGCAGGCCGCTGCGCAGACAGATACTCAGTTCGCTCACGAGCCCTCGAACGTATGGGTGATCCGCAAGCAGATGCGGCGAAAGCGCGCTggtcaggaagatgaggtGGTGGTCCTGGCGACATTCTTCGTGGTGGGAGATTGCATCTACATGGCCCCTTCGGTTGCAAGTGTCGTTGGTAACCGCATT CTCTCTGCTGTCACATCGCTAACCAGTCTTTTGAAAACCGCCTCGACGCTGCCAATCTTCACCCCGGCCCATGGGCATACCTATCTACCACCAGCTCCGAAACCCGCTGATGCCGGCCAACCTGGCGTTCCGTCTCAGCAGAGCAAAGAGAACACGCCTATGCCCGATGCAGAGAATCCGGCCAGAGTTCCGTTGGTGGGGTCACAGGCGGGGAACACTGCTTCTACATTCCAGGATACGAGAACGCTCGCTGAATCACTGCATCTGTTTCTCAGATATGAGGACGAGTACATGGATGAGAATCCGTTGGTCGGCGAGCCTGGATCGTTCATCATGTCCAAGGCCAATGACGTAGATCGGACGGCGACAGCAAAACAGCCGCAAAGTACGATCCCTACCAAGATGGGGGCTCCATTGGTGAGGGTGGACACACCAGGAAAGGGCCCGGAGAAGGTTGGCACTCCATCTAGCTCTGATGAGAGTAGCttaaagaagaaaaagggcgGGGTTGGCGGTTGA
- the pabA gene encoding aminodeoxychorismate synthase pabA gives MAPFIGDDERASGSGQPSDSSVDAPARRNVLYIDAYDSFSYNVVAMLEEVLDVRVSVMTIDSDWPDGNMVEYLQHFEAVVLGPGPGDPNVAKDVGIMRDVWTLSGADMLPVFGICLGFQSLCLHQGIPIGRLPYPLHGQVHRIKTVNRDIFENVQDVEVTLYHSLYARLDSPEQSTRGVDSGNPQADRFASKDLDLLAWFLLEDGETQIPMAVRHQKRPIWGVQFHPESCKSDREACVKLLRRWWDMALNYNKKTGRGGYGILLNSNHCASGSITLPDAASTMLDWSTSTSSCSSYRTFTARNLDAEVVCENLNAPNSPTVLFQSNGRYSIISVPSPNSWRLEYYCETQSLLLEKLQDRRGTEIGPTRQSVAESIVERSLTVSQFWDVLRFVTDTKKVDSGSLTVPFWGGFLGYFSYEMGLACLARPKTAAGIHTTCENENAGEDPADASLLWTERSIVVDHKTGQITVQSTRVDDDLPRGWLHQAVQFLQDLAITRSQCKVYTSDTTAEFLDSILKRSVIKFPTQENYQRQIRACQAELEAGESYELCLTGETLITLPSPVSQSGRASFPWELYKRLRKYNPAAFSGFARLGHVKIASSSPECFLNWDRDSTLEMKPMKGTVRKTEDMTMEKAREILGSTKEMAENLMIADLIRHDLYGICGSGGVHVEKLLEVEDHGRVYQMITHVKAKVDRSRPGFAARDMPQLPSSNMSGYGLTALQRCLPPGSMTGAPKERSCMHLSSIEDRKRGIYSGVMGFLDLGGGGSFSVLIRTAFTCSNEQDDEQLWRIGAGGAVTTLSTPEGEWDEMLTKLRTVCGIFAPLNP, from the coding sequence ATGGCGCCATTTATAGGCGATGATGAGAGGGCGTCGGGTTCCGGACAGCCGTCCGACTCGAGTGTCGATGCTCCTGCTCGAAGGAATGTCCTGTACATTGATGCATACGATTCCTTCTCCTACAATGTTGTGGCGATGCTCGAAGAGGTTCTGGATGTTAGAGTCTCGGTGATGACCATCGATTCCGATTGGCCAGACGGCAACATGGTCGAGTATCTACAGCATTTCGAAGCTGTCGTGCTTGGCCCTGGTCCTGGAGATCCGAATGTTGCTAAGGATGTCGGCATCATGCGGGATGTTTGGACCCTGAGCGGCGCAGATATGTTACCTGTCTTTGGAATCTGTCTTGGTTTTCAGAGCCTCTGTCTCCATCAGGGCATTCCGATAGGACGATTGCCGTATCCACTACATGGCCAGGTTCATCGAATCAAGACTGTCAACAGGGACATTTTCGAAAACGTGCAAGATGTCGAAGTCACACTTTATCACTCGCTTTATGCCAGACTAGATTCTCCGGAACAGTCGACTCGGGGGGTTGACAGTGGAAACCCTCAAGCCGATCGATTCGCTTCCAAGGACCTTGATCTTCTAGCTTGGTTTCTCCTAGAAGACGGAGAGACGCAGATTCCCATGGCTGTGCGTCACCAGAAGAGACCAATCTGGGGGGTGCAGTTTCACCCTGAGTCTTGCAAATCTGACAGGGAAGCTTGCGTCAAGTTGCTCAGAAGATGGTGGGATATGGCCCTGAATTACAACAAAAAGACGGGGCGCGGAGGATATGGCATTCTGCTCAATTCTAACCACTGCGCCAGTGGTAGTATTACTCTTCCTGATGCTGCGTCCACAATGTTGGATTGGAGCACCAGCacttcttcttgttcttcataTCGTACCTTTACAGCGAGAAACTTGGATGCCGAAGTCGTCTGCGAGAACTTGAATGCCCCCAACTCGCCAACCGTGCTATTCCAATCTAATGGGAGGTATAGTATTATCTCGGTGCCTAGCCCCAACAGCTGGAGGCTCGAGTACTATTGTGAGACTCAAAGCCTGCTGTtagagaagctgcaggatcGCCGAGGGACGGAAATTGGTCCGACTAGGCAGTCAGTGGCAGAGAGCATTGTTGAGAGATCCTTGACAGTCTCTCAATTCTGGGATGTGCTGAGGTTTGTGACGGACACGAAGAAGGTTGACTCAGGAAGTCTCACTGTGCCGTTCTGGGGCGGTTTCCTGGGTTACTTTTCCTATGAAATGGGACTGGCCTGTCTTGCACGTCCCAAAACAGCTGCAGGAATCCATACAACCTGCGAAAATGAAAATGCCGGAGAAGATCCTGCCGACGCCAGCTTGCTGTGGACTGAAAGGAGTATCGTTGTCGATCACAAGACGGGCCAAATCACAGTCCAGTCAACGCgggttgacgatgatctACCGAGGGGATGGCTTCATCAGGCCGTACAGTTTTTGCAAGACCTCGCCATTACCAGGAGTCAGTGCAAGGTCTACACTAGCGACACCACGGCAGAGTTCTTGGATTCCATCCTCAAGCGGAGCGTTATCAAATTCCCAACCCAGGAAAATTATCAGAGGCAGATCAGGGCTTGTCAGGCTGAGTTGGAGGCTGGTGAATCGTACGAACTGTGTCTCACTGGCGAAACGTTGATCACGTTACCCTCTCCAGTTAGTCAAAGTGGCCGTGCCAGTTTTCCCTGGGAGCTGTACAAACGTCTGAGAAAGTACAACCCCGCCGCCTTTAGTGGTTTTGCGCGACTAGGTCACGTCAAGATTGCCAGCAGCAGTCCGGAATGCTTCCTCAATTGGGATCGGGACTCTACGCTGGAAATGAAGCCAATGAAGGGCACTGTGAGGAAAACCGAAGATATGACCATGGAGAAGGCCCGCGAAATCCTTGGATCGAcgaaggagatggcggagaatCTCATGATTGCGGATTTGATTCGCCACGACCTCTACGGCATCTGCGGCTCGGGCGGCGTCCACGTAGAAAAACTCCTGGAAGTGGAGGATCACGGACGTGTTTACCAGATGATCACTCATGTCAAAGCCAAGGTTGATCGAAGTCGGCCGGGATTTGCCGCACGGGATATGCCGCAGTTACCCTCTTCGAACATGTCTGGATACGGGCTAACTGCGTTGCAAAGATGTCTGCCACCCGGCTCGATGACTGGTGCCCCGAAGGAACGCTCATGCATGCACCTCAGCTCAATCGAGGACCGAAAACGTGGGATCTATTCGGGCGTGATGGGCTTCCTGGACCTCGGTGGCGGGGGCAGTTTCTCAGTGCTCATCCGCACAGCTTTTACCTGCTCAAATGAGCAAGATGACGAGCAACTCTGGCGAATTGGCGCGGGGGGGGCCGTGACCACTCTGAGTACTCCCGAGGGGGAATGGGATGAGATGTTGACTAAGTTGCGTACGGTCTGTGGAATCTTCGCTCCGCTGAACCCATAG
- a CDS encoding histidine kinase-like ATPase domain-containing protein — translation MARNIDFNALKARTMGSGNDEEAVTVDTRGLISKVLARYSGKWTVLREMIQNAADANATKVTIKFETLPSTTVPLPSSADQTTLLKHTISHHTLKRLLISNNGLPFSEKDWARLKRIADGNPDETKIGAFGVGFYSVFDDCEEPFVSSGKDAMAFYWKGNALFTRRLQLSEESNPETTFVLDYRNDTSPVPSLMQLSQFLSSSLTFVSLESIELWLDDWDLLRLVKKTAPSVNLTIPKDIETKTPQGLMKVTGITREVVQVDAAWMRVVEWNPNASVFRLDGLRDTTGSLRTFFSRLTGQSTQENPVKTEKPENIIDCGDLTTVLKASVFLHISTASIQCSVSHSLSSELERATRKPPPKRTTLAILTPSYDTDVASGASTSRSDILSSILPKKTGRVFIGFPTHQTTGLNAHISAPSVIPTVERESIDLNTRYISKWNLEMLRAAGIVCRVAWSAEMASIKSRILSKIDSSKSSKIRKGDIVGVLPEAIYTANQFVFRESTPSSVLGQTIEDAFWTCNKNASIEVLSTCGIIQSHQARIAPKDLSFMDSIPVLPDELVSGAKDFVRKLTDFGLVSEVTVSDIKRELEASTLRPGQVIEFLGWLSRKATSGQLDSFSIQSLLSVAVANDEDSSGNPSRLLVFGDINNFLNPQRIPVDLPVPSSVIPFKYSKSLSKQELEALGWTELQTVPWIRWLVINASNRDVLPLEQDITQSPSFSAQVLPVLSKQWDNSLSQSSKQTIISLLQSQTVIPTKLGMKRPAETYFSSVRLFDDLPVVHGLNSVKEKFLMALGVRKTVELGVIFERLLDNPQASDGKSDNQRKWSHVDLIRYLASVRDDIPANDIKRLKDTSICTAEATEHSKPAGGKRYKISELFEPKGSLRDLGLPILEWPGKYQPSSNEGKFLTMLGLRSFPSAPEMVNVMAKAAAADDWDLHGKAMSYYISEYHTNGYATFDCSAVNVPFLPIEGARDLSTPNRCFTDEGATLFGFKILRRDLHPHASKFGVKQHAAMTNCLDYMIRHPPSTKRDARVLFKYLAGRVAELSARDIERTGNAKIVPIAIRDTVEQGSVVRRVAPKLCYLGEGEDYRDIFDFVDFGQEANLFLMAVGSKREPTKTELAYMLVKEPARISASFQSADKYLKLLRSLAEHLAVLRRDKELFNEMKRSAFLLASRDITSLAQGGAKSEDLLGSDDDEVEDQSIKEWTLTAATDAVVVDDFQSFNLFKEHILAAPQEELLENFYTALGAIPLSGLVEERANWGAVAHDQRPAAKLHKLINERSRLFLHDQSPDSIRHDVRWLEKNLQVQVVNSISLTRSLKGRRVSHTQKRSAIITQNGRTWILWICPGKYDLYEISQALVHLILVRPKLHSTLTLEMLLKTDLLELKARGYNVERILKQKAQEAKIAEDRRQKQLEEERQRLEEREAAWAKEQAQLQAQEREMEAKSQPLMPGDFPDSPTNKGSNPNVEAEATETLQERRPRGLFANLTKRFGLEGGRSSWNPLGGQPSPPQPGGTPEPTGTPPPPYSADDPQRPRPEEPAPVHPPHRLQNELLSAIQACRPHGSSSLYSRPETNEVTETKSYCDEKPSHDLEFVATLPCGINVLFVKTLADRSAFLSKNSAGINLFAALLIECASVFSLRKDSLSVFYDPGGKTIAFNRAGSIFCNYFYFQQLHEKELLQNQSADRSESMVYWWVILCHELAHNLVGDHSSAHSYYSEGFVAQYFPKIAVKLANASQPKSGSSE, via the exons ATGGCGAGGAACATCGACTTCAACGCGCTGAAGGCGCGGACGATGGGCTCAGGGAACGACGAAGAGGCTGTCACTGTTGACACACGGGGCTTGATATCTAAGGTCCTCGCACGATATTCAGGAAAATG GACCGTTCTACGAGAGATGATCCAGAATGCGGCGGACGCAAATGCTACCAAGGTCACTATCAAGTTTGAGACTCTGCCTTCTACGACTGTACCCTTGCCTTCTAGCGCCGATCAGACTACCTTGTTGAAGCACACCATATCCCACCATACCCTCAAGCGTTTGTTGATCTCGAATAATGGCCTTCCTTTTAGCGAGAAGGATTGGGCAAGACTAAAACGTATTGCGGATGGAAACCCAGATGAAACTAAGATCGGCGCATTTGGTGTCGGGTTTTACAGTGTCTTTGATGACTGTGAAGAGCCTTTTGTGTCTTCAGGCAAAGATGCAATGGCTTTTTACTGGAAGGGAAACGCGCTATTTACACGTCGCTTGCAACTTAGCGAAGAGTCGAATCCAGAAACAACATTTGTGCTTGACTATCGCAACGATACTTCTCCGGTTCCGTCTCTGATGCAGCTGTCCCAGTTCTTATCAAGCAGTCTTACTTTCGTCAGTCTCGAGAGCATAGAATTATGGCTTGATGACTGGGATCTCCTGCGCCTCGTGAAGAAGACGGCACCCAGCGTCAATCTGACGATCCCCAAAGACATCGAAACTAAGACGCCCCAAGGCTTGATGAAAGTAACAGGTATCACTCGAGAGGTCGTTCAAGTCGATGCAGCCTGGATGCGTGTCGTTGAGTGGAATCCGAACGCAAGCGTGTTTCGCTTGGACGGACTGAGAGATACCACAGGCTCCTTGCGTACCTTTTTTTCCCGACTCACCGGCCAGAGCACACAAGAGAACCCTGTAAAGACCGAGAAGCCGGAAAACATCATCGATTGCGGAGACTTGACCACCGTCTTGAAAGCATCCGTTTTCTTACATATCAGCACTGCAAGTATCCAGTGTTCTGTCAGTCACTCCCTGAGCAGCGAGCTTGAACGAGCTACGCGCAAGCCTCCACCCAAACGAACCACCCTTGCGATACTTACGCCTTCCTATGACACGGACGTTGCATCGGGAGCGTCAACATCACGATCAGATATCCTATCCTCCATTCTACCTAAGAAGACTGGAAGGGTTTTCATAGGATTTCCCACTCACCAGACAACAGGATTGAACGCTCACATATCTGCGCCTTCAGTGATTCCGACGGTCGAAAGAGAGAGTATCGACCTCAATACGAGATACATCAGCAAATGGAACCTTGAAATGTTACGAGCGGCTGGAATAGTCTGTCGAGTTGCTTGGTCCGCAGAAATGGCATCGATCAAGTCCAGAATCCTGTCCAAGATAGACTCTTCCAAGTCATCGAAGATCCGAAAAGGTGACATTGTTGGAGTCTTGCCTGAAGCGATATACACCGCGAATCAGTTTGTGTTCCGCGAGTCGACGCCGTCATCGGTATTAGGTCAAACTATCGAAGACGCCTTCTGGACATGTAATAAAAACGCGTCCATCGAGGTACTGTCGACATGTGGTATTATACAAAGTCATCAGGCACGCATTGCTCCCAAAGACTTGAGCTTCATGGACTCTATCCCGGTTCTGCCGGATGAGCTTGTGTCGGGCGCAAAAGATTTCGTCAGAAAATTAACTGATTTTGGGCTGGTCTCTGAAGTTACCGTCTCGGATATCAAGCGAGAACTCGAGGCCAGCACCTTACGGCCCGGCCAGGTCATTGAATTTCTTGGTTGGTTAAGTCGGAAAGCTACTTCAGGGCAACTTGATTCATTCTCAATCCAGAGCCTCTTAAGTGTTGCAGTGGCAAATGATGAAGATAGCTCCGGCAATCCTTCCCGACTACTTGTCTTTGGGGACATTAACAACTTTCTGAATCCCCAGCGTATACCTGTTGATCTGCCCGTGCCGTCCTCGGTCATACCTTTCAAATACTCCAAGTCTCTCTCGAAGCAGGAACTGGAAGCACTCGGGTGGACGGAGCTTCAGACAGTCCCTTGGATCCGCTGGCTTGTCATCAATGCTAGTAATAGGGATGTTCTCCCGTTAGAGCAAGATATAACGCAGTCGCCGTCCTTCTCTGCGCAGGTTCTTCCTGTCCTGTCGAAACAATGGGATAACAGCCTGAGTCAGTCATCGAAGCAGACGATAATCTCGTTGTTGCAGTCGCAGACAGTCATTCCAACCAAACTTGGGATGAAAAGACCCGCTGAGACATATTTCTCTTCAGTGAGGCTGTTTGACGACCTCCCAGTTGTCCATGGCCTCAATAGTGTTAAGGAAAAGTTCCTCATGGCGCTTGGCGTTCGTAAAACTGTCGAGCTTGGCGTCATTTTTGAGCGGCTCCTCGATAACCCCCAAGCTTCCGATGGCAAGAGCGACAATCAACGAAAGTGGAGTCACGTTGATCTCATACGTTATCTTGCTTCTGTTCGCGATGACATCCCGGCGAATGACATCAAAAGACTTAAGGATACTAGCATTTGCACCGCCGAAGCAACAGAACACTCGAAGCCAGCAGGTGGAAAGCGATATAAGATTTCTGAGTTGTTTGAGCCGAAAGGTTCCCTTAGAGACCTTGGTCTCCCCATCCTCGAATGGCCGGGAAAATATCAGCCAAGCAGCAATGAAGGAAAATTCCTTACCATGCTTGGTTTGAGGAGTTTCCCGTCAGCGCCTGAGATGGTAAATGTTATGGCAAAGGCGGCTGCTGCGGATGACTGGGATTTGCACGGAAAAGCTATGTCTTACTATATTTCTGAGTATCATACAAACGGTTATGCCACGTTCGATTGCAGTGCTGTCAATGTTCCGTTTCTGCCAATTGAAGGGGCTCGCGACCTGAGCACGCCAAACAGATGTTTCACTGATGAAGGCGCAACACTGTTTGGTTTTAAGATTCTCCGACGTGACCTTCACCCTCATGCTTCGAAATTCGGGGTCAAGCAGCACGCAGCCATGACGAATTGTCTCGATTACATGATCCGTCATCCACCATCCACGAAGCGAGACGCAAGAGTGCTGTTCAAGTATCTTGCCGGGAGAGTAGCGGAGCTAAGCGCACGGGATATAGAGCGTACTGGTAATGCAAAAATTGTCCCGATTGCAATAAGGGATACAGTCGAGCAAGGTTCGGTTGTTCGTCGTGTTGCGCCGAAGCTATGCTACCTCGGAGAGGGCGAAGACTACCGAGACATCTTTGACTTTGTGGATTTCGGTCAAGAAGCCAATCTCTTCCTCATGGCAGTTGGGTCTAAGAGAGAGCCAACGAAGACCGAACTTGCCTACATGCTAGTCAAAGAACCTGCTAggatttctgcttcttttcaGAGTGCCGACAAGTATCTCAAGCTCCTGAGAAGTCTTGCAGAGCACCTTGCCGTTCTGAGACGGGACAAGGAACTCTTTAATGAGATGAAAAGATCCGCTTTTCTTCTGGCGAGTCGGGATATCACCTCTCTGGCTCAGGGAGGCGCCAAGAGCgaggatcttctgggctccgatgacgacgaggtaGAAGATCAGAGCATCAAGGAATGGACGTTGACCGCTGCGACAGATGCAGTTGTGGTGGATGATTTTCAGAGTTTCAACCTTTTCAAAGAGCACATACTAGCTGCCCCGCAAGAGGAATTGTTAGAGAACTTCTACACTGCACTCGGGGCTATTCCATTAAGCGGACTGGTGGAGGAACGTGCCAACTGGGGAGCTGTGGCCCACGATCAGCGTCCAGCGGCTAAACTACATAAGCTGATCAACGAGCGTTCAAGGTTGTTTCTTCATGATCAATCCCCGGATTCGATTCGCCACGACGTCAGatggctggagaagaacctcCAAGTGCAGGTTGTGAACTCCATTTCGCTCACGCGGTCTCTCAAGGGCCGTCGGGTGTCGCACACACAGAAACGGAGTGCCATAATCACCCAGAACGGACGAACTTGGATTCTCTGGATCTGTCCCGGCAAATACGACCTCTACGAGATCAGTCAAGCTCTTGTACATCTCATTCTCGTTCGGCCAAAGCTCCATTCCACGCTCACCTTAGAGATGTTGCTGAAGACTGACCTCCTAGAACTGAAGGCACGAGGATATAACGTGGAGAGAATATTGAAGCAAAAGGCACAAGAGGCCAAGATAGCCGAGGATCGGCGTCAGAAACAGTTGGAAGAGGAACGACAGCGGCtagaagagagagaagccGCCTGGGCCAAGGAACAGGCTCAACTCCAGGCACAAGAGCGGGAGATGGAAGCGAAGAGTCAACCTCTCATGCCAGGTGATTTTCCCGACTCACCCACTAATAAGGGGTCGAACCCCAATGTGGAAGCCGAAGCAACAGAGACGCTCCAGGAGCGGCGTCCGCGCGGTTTGTTTGCCAACCTGACCAAGCGATTTGGTTTGGAAGGTGGCCGGTCGAGCTGGAATCCTCTCGGGGGACAGCCATCGCCACCCCAGCCTGGTGGAACACCGGAGCCTACAGGCacccctcctccgccataTTCTGCAGACGACCCTCAGAGACCGCGCCCGGAAGAACCCGCGCCTGTGCATCCTCCGCATCGGTTGCAGAACGAGTTGCTCTCTGCCATTCAAGCCTGCCGGCCTCATGGATCGTCGAGCTTGTACAGCCGGCCGGAGACGAATGAGGTCACTGAGACGAAATCCTACTGTGACGAGAAGCCAAGCCATGACTTGGAGTTCGTGGCGACTCTACCCTGTGGAATCAATGTGCTGTTCGTGAAGACTCTAGCTGATCGATCCGCATTCCTATCCAAGAACAGTGCTGGAATCAATTTGTTTGCTGCCCTGTTGATCGAATGTGCTAGTGTCTTTTCACTGCGTAAGGACAGTCTTAGTGTTTTCTACGACCCGGGTGGAAAGACTATAGCATTCAACCGGGCTGGCAGTATCTTCTGCAACTACTTCtacttccagcagctgcatGAAAAGGAATTGCTTCAGAACCAGTCGGCTGACAGATCTGAATCGATGGTATACTGGTGGGTCATTCTCTGTCACGAATTAGCCCATAACCTAGTGGGAGACCATAGCTCCGCCCACAGTTACTACAG TGAGGGCTTTGTGGCGCAATATTTCCCCAAGATCGCGGTCAAGCTGGCCAACGCAAGCCAGCCAAAGTCAGGCTCAAGTGAATGA